Genomic DNA from Halorussus rarus:
CGTGGAACGCCCAGCAGGCCGCCCTGTACGTCCGCCAGACCGAGGGCGAGGAGACGTTCCTCGACTTCCACGAGGCGCTCTTCGAGGCGCTCTGGCAGGACGGTCGCGACATCGGCGACCCGGACGTGCTGGCCGACGTCGCCGAGAGCGCGGGGCTCGACGGCGAGGAGATTCGGGACGCGACCGGAGACGAGACGCTCGAAGCCGAACTCCGCGAGAAGTTCGAGCGGGCCCAGCAGGCCGGCGTCTCTGGCATCCCGACGTTCGTCTACGAGGGCCACGCCGCCCGCGGGGCGATCCCGCCCGAGCAGTTCGAGCGGCTGGTCGACGGCGCGTAGACCCCCGTCGAACCGCCGACGGGGGTTCGCCCGACCACCGCGCTCACCGCCCGAAGGCGTCTGCGTAGTCCTCGACGAACGTCCCGAGGCTCCGCGACTCCCGGCCGAGCACTCGCTCGACGTCGGCGCTGACCCGCCCGGAGAGGCCGAGACGCGTGACCGAGTAGAGCGCGACCATCACGGCGATCATCGGATACGGCACGTCTCGCGAGCGCATCCGGCGGACGAACGCCGGAATCGTCGGCTCGGGATACGTGATTCGCCGGCCGAGCACTTCGGAGAACACCGCGGCCACCTCGTGGTAGTCGAGCGCCTCGGGGCCGGTCACGTCGTACGCCCGGTTCTCGTGGCCGGATTCGATGAGGGCCGCGACGCCGACGGCGGCGACGTCGCGGGCGTCCACGAACCCGGTCTCGCCGTCGCCCGCGGGGACGTAGATCTCGCCCCGTTCCGCGACGTCCGGGCGGTGGATCTCGCTCAGGTTCTGCATGAAGTAGGCGGCCCGGAGGAAGGTGTGCGCCGCGTCGGCGGCTTCCAGGTGGCGCTCCATCCGGTAGTGCGGGAGCAAGGGGTTCTTCTCCGCGCCGAGCACCGAGAGGTAGACGACGTGCCCGACGTCCACCCGAACCGCGGCGTCCGCGAACTCCCGGAGCCGGTCGACCCCGACGTTCGGCGGGCGGACGAGGAACAGCCGGTCGACGTCCGCGAGGGTCGCGCCCCACGTCTCGGGGCGCTCGAAGTCGAACTCGACGGCAGAGGCCTCGTCGCCGCCCGCTGTCGCCTGCGAGGGGTCGCGGACGCCGACCCGGAGGTGGACCTCGGCGTCGGCTTCGGCGAGCTGGTCCGCGACCGCCGAACCGACGGTGCCGGTCGCGCCGGTCACCAGCACGGTGTCGGTCACGCCGACCCGCCCCCGCGAGCGAGCGCGCCGACGCAGGCCGCGGCGACCGCGACGTGCATGACCATCAGCACCGCGACGCCGAACGCGGTCGCGCTCTCGTCCGCGGAGAGCAGC
This window encodes:
- a CDS encoding DsbA family oxidoreductase; this encodes MSEASADDALTVYSDYVCPFCYLGKAAMERYREETDDPPAVDWRFYDLRGYKRGPDGEIREDVDDGKDDDYFAQVRENVERLKARYDVEMDLDFSTDVDSWNAQQAALYVRQTEGEETFLDFHEALFEALWQDGRDIGDPDVLADVAESAGLDGEEIRDATGDETLEAELREKFERAQQAGVSGIPTFVYEGHAARGAIPPEQFERLVDGA
- a CDS encoding SDR family oxidoreductase, with the translated sequence MTDTVLVTGATGTVGSAVADQLAEADAEVHLRVGVRDPSQATAGGDEASAVEFDFERPETWGATLADVDRLFLVRPPNVGVDRLREFADAAVRVDVGHVVYLSVLGAEKNPLLPHYRMERHLEAADAAHTFLRAAYFMQNLSEIHRPDVAERGEIYVPAGDGETGFVDARDVAAVGVAALIESGHENRAYDVTGPEALDYHEVAAVFSEVLGRRITYPEPTIPAFVRRMRSRDVPYPMIAVMVALYSVTRLGLSGRVSADVERVLGRESRSLGTFVEDYADAFGR